From the genome of Chelonia mydas isolate rCheMyd1 chromosome 2, rCheMyd1.pri.v2, whole genome shotgun sequence, one region includes:
- the GHRHR gene encoding growth hormone-releasing hormone receptor isoform X3: MHAVENTVGRFYIHREHEPMGVTIQTVTRVIRKGLVRRNCTVNGWSDPFPSYHIACPVNDEIPVQEHSYFSTVKIIYTVGYSISISSLTLAVTVLIAFRKLHCPRNYIHIQLFLTFILKTIAIFIKDAVLFQEEDIDHCSFSTTECKISVAFCHYFMMANFMWLLVEALYLNCLLLSSFPHGRRYFWWLVLFGWGFPTVFTLVWILAKLYFEDTACWDINQGSPYWWLIKGPIIISVGVNFILFINIIRILLKKLDPRQINFNNSCQYRRLSKSTLLLIPLFGTHYIVFNFLPEYTNLGVRLYLELCIGSFQGFIVAVLYCFLNQEVQAEIGRRWHGKSYGLMPMWRKRTRWTMPSSSAIKMTTSVC; encoded by the exons GCTTGGTAAGAAGAAACTGTACAGTGAATGGCTGGTCTGATCCATTTCCCTCCTATCACATTGCCTGCCCAGTGAACGATGAGATTCCAGTTCAGGAA CACTCCTATTTTTCTACTGTAAAGATCATCTACACTGTGGGGTACAGCATATCTATCTCCTCCCTCACCCTGGCTGTGACTGTTCTTATTGCATTCAG GAAACTCCACTGTCCCAGAAATTACATCCACATCCAGCTCTTTCTCACCTTCATCTTGAAAACTATTGCCATTTTCATTAAGGATGCGGTCCTCTTCCAGGAGGAAGATATTGACCATTGCAGCTTTTCTACA ACGGAATGCAAGATATCAGTGGCTTTCTGTCACTATTTTATGATGGCTAATTTCATGTGGCTGCTGGTAGAGGCCCTCTACCTGAACTGTCTGCTCTTATCATCCTTTCCTCACGGAAGACGCTATTTTTGGTGGCTTGTTCTGTTTGGATGGG GTTTCCCAACGGTTTTTACCCTAGTGTGGATATTAGCAAAGCTGTATTTTGAAGACACCGC ATGCTGGGATATTAACCAAGGCTCGCCTTACTGGTGGCTAATCAAAGGACCCATTATCATTTCTGTTGGG GTCAACTTTATCCTTTTCATCAACATCATCAGAATCTTGCTGAAAAAGCTGGACCCGAGACAAATCAACTTCAATAATTCATGTCAGTACAG ACGTCTCTCAAAATCGACGCTGCTTCTCATTCCGCTATTTGGGACACATTACATTGTCTTCAACTTCCTCCCTGAATACACCAACCTGGGAGTCCGGCTATATTTAGAGCTCTGCATTGGATCTTTCCAG GGATTTATTGTAGCCGTTCTGTACTGTTTCCTTAATCAAGAG gTGCAAGCGGAAATTGGCCGGAGATGGCATGGGAAGAGCTATGGACTTATGCCAATGTGGAGGAAGAGGACGAGGTGGACCATGCCATCTAGTTCTGCGATAAAAATGACTACCTCTGTGTGTTAG